The region TTGACACATGGCCGAAAATGTGCGCAATGTCATCAACTTAAGCATTCTGAAGGGTACTGTGTTTCAATTCCCCCTTGGTTCAAGGGGGTTAGGGGGATGTAATTCCGAGCGTTAAATCCCCCATGCCCCCTTTGAAAAGGGGGACTTCCCGGCGACGAATTCCTTAAGTTGACGACATTGAAAATGTGCCCCCCTGTTTGTCTGCCGTCACAAGCGTGGATGTTGTTCGAGGAGGTAAGACTGCTATGAATGGTGACAGGGATTGGCTTTTTACTGACCGCATTTGGGGGAGACTGGGCGGTCTCCCTGTGATTCAAATGACTTCGAGAGTTTTTACTTCTTCCAGAATTGAATTTTTCTGCTCTTCAGAAATGTCGAGGAACCTTAAGCCGACATCCCAGGCTTCGTAGTCATCCGCAAGGGGTTTTCGCCAGATGACCTTGCCTTTGAGTTTAAGCGGGGTCTGCTCAATAAATGCAAACACATCTTCTCTCTGGAAATAGATTTCCACAGTGATGATCGCGTTCGCTGGCAGTTTTACGCCAATTTCAATGTGGAGTCCACTCAGGGAAATATCCTTGGTATGACCTGCCAGATGCGGCATATCTTCACGGATATAGATCTGAATCGGACTTTGAAGAGGCCAGCGTGGGTCTTCGCCTGTTTCAACAAAACGGTTACTGTCAATATCCATAATTGAATCCTTGATAGGTTTGATATTTTTCCTCACTGTTACTCAAAACAACGGGCATTTTACAAATGTCTCAATAACCTGCCAGCGGTTTTTTTGCATAATTAGATTATTTTTGTTCCAGCCTTTTACCTGAAAGTCGAAATCTGGTCACGAGTTGGTACAGTTTTGATTCAATGAACACATCCAGCAACCGCTGATCAATATGATGATCCTTGGCTTCATAGCCCAGAATATCGAGTGCCCGATCCACGGGAACAGCTTTTTTATAAGGCCGGTCCAGAGCTGTCAACGCATCATAAATATCCGCAATAG is a window of SAR324 cluster bacterium DNA encoding:
- a CDS encoding PilZ domain-containing protein, translating into MDIDSNRFVETGEDPRWPLQSPIQIYIREDMPHLAGHTKDISLSGLHIEIGVKLPANAIITVEIYFQREDVFAFIEQTPLKLKGKVIWRKPLADDYEAWDVGLRFLDISEEQKNSILEEVKTLEVI